From one Humulus lupulus chromosome 8, drHumLupu1.1, whole genome shotgun sequence genomic stretch:
- the LOC133794973 gene encoding uncharacterized protein LOC133794973 codes for MGASMKKIETQVGQLAIAMNSNQKGSFPSDTVVKPKESCQAVSLRSGKVLDEGNVQECSKEKVEPVVREVDKEEQAKKQSGSDKTGMKKDSLPMYQPPIPYPQRFQKKKLDEHFAKFLEIFKRIHINIPFADALEQMPNYKELPQKVKDPGSFTIPCTIGGSSFDKALCDLGASINLMPLSDFKKLGVGEVKPTTITLQLADRSLTYPRGVIEDVLV; via the exons atggGTGCttcaatgaagaaaattgagacTCAAGTGGGCCAATTAGCTATTGCTATGAATTCTAATCAGAAGGGAAGTTTTCCTAGTGACACTGTGGTAAAACCAAAGGAATCATGCCAAGCAGTTTCTTTGAGAAGTGGTAAGGTGCTTGATGAGGGTAATGTTCAAGAATGTTCAAAGGAGAAAGTTGAGCCAGTGGTACGAGAGGTAGACAAGGAAGAGCAAGCCAAGAAGCAGAGTGGAAGTGACAAGACTGGCATGAAGAAAgatagccttccaatgtatcaacCTCCCATTCCTTACCCTCAACGATTTCAGAAGAAGAAATTAGATGAACATTTTGCAAAGTTTCTAGAAATCTTCAAAagaattcacataaacattccaTTTGCAGATGCTCTTGAGCAAATGCCcaattat AAAGAGTTGCCTCAAAAGGTGAAAGACCCTGGTAGCTTTACTATACCATGCACTATTGGAGGGTCATCCTTTGACAAGGCATTATGTGATCTTGGAGCGAGTATTAATTTGATGCCACTTTCAGATTTTAAGAAGTTGGGGGTAGGAGAGGTGAAGCCCACAACCATTACTCTTCAATTAGCAGATCGGTCACTTACTTATCCTAGGGGAGTGATTGAAGACGTATTGGTTTAG